AAGACGACGGTGGAGCCAGCCGCCGCGTACCGCTTGAGCACGCCGCGGATGGTCTGCGCCGAGACCGGGTCGACGCCCTCGAAGGGCTCGTCGAGGAAGAGCACGTCGGGGTTGTGCAGCAGCGCCGCGGCCAGGCCGATCTTCTTGCGCATGCCGGTGGAGTAGTCGGCGACCAGCTTGTCGGCGTCCCGGCCGAGGTCCAGTACGGCCAGCAGTTCCTCGGCCCGGCGGTCCACCTCGGCGCCGGGCAGGCCGCGCAGCCGACCGGTGTACTGCAGCAGCTCGCGCCCGCTGAGCCGTTCGAACATCCGCAGGCCCTCGGGCAGGATGCCGATCCGCGCCTTGACCGTGACCGGGTCGGCCCACACGTCGGTGCCGTGGATCAGCACGGCGCCCTGGTCGGGCCGCAGCAGGCCGGTGACCATCGACAGCGTGGTGGTCTTGCCGGCGCCGTTCGGCCCGACCAGGCCGATGAAGGCGCCGGCGGGCAGCTCCAGGCTCAGCCCGGCCACGGCGGCCTGGGTGCCGAAGTGCTTCCACAGTCCTCGGATGCTGACGGCGGACGGGGTGCCCGGCCCGGGGAGGTCGGAGGACGGTGGTGCTGACGGCTGCATCGCGGCCTTCTCTGCTCGGGTCGGACGGAGGTCTCGGGCTCAGCCTGTCACCGGCGGACGGAGCTGTCGCCCGAGTTGAGGATCCCCTGAGCGTGTCCGCCGAACGGGTGAGGCGCGCCGTCCGGAATCCGCCTCCCGGCGGCTGCCGGGCCGAATCGGCAACTACTCGGAGCGGTCGTTCGTCCTGCACTATGAGGAGCAGTGAACGTGCGCGGGGGTGCCGTGGCACCGGGAGGTGGCGGATGTCCGTTCAACCGTGGGGCGAACCCGGTCCCGGTCACAAGCACGGCCGGGGCGACGCCCGGTGGCCCGCCGCCCGGTGGCCCGCGCCGGTCCCGCAGCCCGCGCCGACGCCGCAGTCCGCGATGCGG
The genomic region above belongs to Streptomyces sp. 1331.2 and contains:
- a CDS encoding ABC transporter ATP-binding protein, translating into MQPSAPPSSDLPGPGTPSAVSIRGLWKHFGTQAAVAGLSLELPAGAFIGLVGPNGAGKTTTLSMVTGLLRPDQGAVLIHGTDVWADPVTVKARIGILPEGLRMFERLSGRELLQYTGRLRGLPGAEVDRRAEELLAVLDLGRDADKLVADYSTGMRKKIGLAAALLHNPDVLFLDEPFEGVDPVSAQTIRGVLKRYAAAGSTVVFSSHVMELVEQLCDWVAVIDAGRVIAQGPLDTVRDGQSLHEAFLGLIGVREDDGRALGWLGGGQAGSGQ